A section of the Papio anubis isolate 15944 chromosome 16, Panubis1.0, whole genome shotgun sequence genome encodes:
- the CCDC188 gene encoding coiled-coil domain-containing protein 188 isoform X1, with the protein MEGLKTLGPCGHPHPQCPPAPASSSHGERLDQPCQGFAGWPCLGPISSAHSVQSQRPFPVPGAGGRGARVEGEAPGLFLSSQEQRARGPEGPRQGDVEPGLGWGWPLHPGSNQGAPRQGESTGSEPRPCPCPPLSPEGGALASAEPLGSAEQSFLQLEQENHSLKRQNQDLREQLGALLGPGQQFLPLCPEHSSCTALAWPPDPAGTQPLGNRAPLQLLRRELCQGQEAFVQQSQNELQQIRLCFERKKMVITEVWDSVAEMHMALNNQATGLLNLKKDIRGVLDQMEDIQLEILRERAQCRTRARKEQQMAADPEAAAGHLAGLDCCLRVRGEPHALRGAGAAPAEPCHRLEAPGPAGPLPAPRGGRLPALLGRKPNGPSEEARRPALPRMPSGRAGPLHIAPLCTVPARSCREGWRRGLS; encoded by the exons atggaggggctGAAAACCTTGGGCCCCTgtggccacccccacccccagtgtcccccagccccagcctccagcaGCCATGGAGAACGCCTGGACCAGCCCTGCCAGGGATTTGCAGGGTGGCCCTGCCTGGGCCCCATCTCCTCTGCTCACTCAGTGCAGTCCCAGAGACCTTTCCCAGTCccaggggcagggggcaggggggcCAGAGTGGAGGGCGAGGCTCCTGGGCTCTTTCTGTCCAGCCAGGAGCAGAGAGCGAGAGGCCCTGAGGGGCCGAGACAAGGAGACGTGGAGCCAGGGCTTGGGTGGGGCTGGCCCCTGCACCCAGGGTCGAACCAGGGGGCTCCCAGGCAGGGGGAATCCACTGGTTCAGAGCCCAGACCCTGCCCATGCCCACCCCTGTCACCAGAGGGAGGGGCCCTGGCCTCTGCAGAGCCGCTGGGCTCTGCAGAACAGTCCTTCCTGCAGCTAGAGCAGGAGAACCACAGCCTG AAAAGGCAGAACCAGGACCTTCGAGAGCAGCTGGGGGCCCTCCTAGGGCCGGGGCAGCAGTTCCTGCCCCTGTGTCCCGAACACTCAAGCTGCACTGCTCTGGCCTGG CCCCCTGACCCAGCTGGCACGCAGCCCTTGGGGAACAGGGCACCTCTGCAGCTGCTGCGGCGGGAGCTGTGCCAGGGGCAAGAGGCTTTTGTGCAGCAGTCCCAG AACGAGCTGCAGCAGATCCGCCTGTGCTTTGAGAGGAAGAAGATGGTCATCACAGAG GTGTGGGACAGCGTGGCTGAGATGCACATGGCCCTGAACAACCAGGCCACCGGCCTCCTG AACCTCAAGAAGGACATCCGGGGTGTGCTGGACCAGATGGAGGATATCCAGCTGGAGATACTCAG GGAGCGGGCCCAGTGCCGCACTCGAGCCAGGAAGGAGCAGCAGATG GCTGCTGACCCTGAGGCTGCTGCTGGGCACCTTGCTGGTCTGGACTGCTGCCTACGTGTACGTGGTGAACCCCACGCCCTTCGAGGGGCTGGTGCCGCCCCTGCTGAGCCGTGCCACCGTCTGGAAGCTCCGGGCCCTGCTGGACCCCTTCCTGCGCCTCGAGGTGGACGGCTTCCTGCCCTTCTAGGCCGGAAGCCCAACGGCCCCAGCGAGGAGGCCAGGCGACCAGCACTGCCCCGGATGCCCAGTGGCCGCGCCGGCCCCCTGCACATAGCACCACTGTGCACCGTCCCTGCCAGGAGCTGCAGAGAAGGGTGGAGGCGGGGTCTGTCCTGA
- the CCDC188 gene encoding coiled-coil domain-containing protein 188 isoform X3: MEGLKTLGPCGHPHPQCPPAPASSSHGERLDQPCQGFAGWPCLGPISSAHSVQSQRPFPVPGAGGRGARVEGEAPGLFLSSQEQRARGPEGPRQGDVEPGLGWGWPLHPGSNQGAPRQGESTGSEPRPCPCPPLSPEGGALASAEPLGSAEQSFLQLEQENHSLKRQNQDLREQLGALLGPGQQFLPLCPEHSSCTALAWNELQQIRLCFERKKMVITEVWDSVAEMHMALNNQATGLLNLKKDIRGVLDQMEDIQLEILRERAQCRTRARKEQQMAADPEAAAGHLAGLDCCLRVRGEPHALRGAGAAPAEPCHRLEAPGPAGPLPAPRGGRLPALLGRKPNGPSEEARRPALPRMPSGRAGPLHIAPLCTVPARSCREGWRRGLS; the protein is encoded by the exons atggaggggctGAAAACCTTGGGCCCCTgtggccacccccacccccagtgtcccccagccccagcctccagcaGCCATGGAGAACGCCTGGACCAGCCCTGCCAGGGATTTGCAGGGTGGCCCTGCCTGGGCCCCATCTCCTCTGCTCACTCAGTGCAGTCCCAGAGACCTTTCCCAGTCccaggggcagggggcaggggggcCAGAGTGGAGGGCGAGGCTCCTGGGCTCTTTCTGTCCAGCCAGGAGCAGAGAGCGAGAGGCCCTGAGGGGCCGAGACAAGGAGACGTGGAGCCAGGGCTTGGGTGGGGCTGGCCCCTGCACCCAGGGTCGAACCAGGGGGCTCCCAGGCAGGGGGAATCCACTGGTTCAGAGCCCAGACCCTGCCCATGCCCACCCCTGTCACCAGAGGGAGGGGCCCTGGCCTCTGCAGAGCCGCTGGGCTCTGCAGAACAGTCCTTCCTGCAGCTAGAGCAGGAGAACCACAGCCTG AAAAGGCAGAACCAGGACCTTCGAGAGCAGCTGGGGGCCCTCCTAGGGCCGGGGCAGCAGTTCCTGCCCCTGTGTCCCGAACACTCAAGCTGCACTGCTCTGGCCTGG AACGAGCTGCAGCAGATCCGCCTGTGCTTTGAGAGGAAGAAGATGGTCATCACAGAG GTGTGGGACAGCGTGGCTGAGATGCACATGGCCCTGAACAACCAGGCCACCGGCCTCCTG AACCTCAAGAAGGACATCCGGGGTGTGCTGGACCAGATGGAGGATATCCAGCTGGAGATACTCAG GGAGCGGGCCCAGTGCCGCACTCGAGCCAGGAAGGAGCAGCAGATG GCTGCTGACCCTGAGGCTGCTGCTGGGCACCTTGCTGGTCTGGACTGCTGCCTACGTGTACGTGGTGAACCCCACGCCCTTCGAGGGGCTGGTGCCGCCCCTGCTGAGCCGTGCCACCGTCTGGAAGCTCCGGGCCCTGCTGGACCCCTTCCTGCGCCTCGAGGTGGACGGCTTCCTGCCCTTCTAGGCCGGAAGCCCAACGGCCCCAGCGAGGAGGCCAGGCGACCAGCACTGCCCCGGATGCCCAGTGGCCGCGCCGGCCCCCTGCACATAGCACCACTGTGCACCGTCCCTGCCAGGAGCTGCAGAGAAGGGTGGAGGCGGGGTCTGTCCTGA
- the CCDC188 gene encoding coiled-coil domain-containing protein 188 isoform X2, protein MEGLKTLGPCGHPHPQCPPAPASSSHGERLDQPCQGFAGWPCLGPISSAHSVQSQRPFPVPGAGGRGARVEGEAPGLFLSSQEQRARGPEGPRQGDVEPGLGWGWPLHPGSNQGAPRQGESTGSEPRPCPCPPLSPEGGALASAEPLGSAEQSFLQLEQENHSLKRQNQDLREQLGALLGPGQQFLPLCPEHSSCTALAWPPDPAGTQPLGNRAPLQLLRRELCQGQEAFVQQSQNELQQIRLCFERKKMVITEVWDSVAEMHMALNNQATGLLNLKKDIRGVLDQMEDIQLEILRERAQCRTRARKEQQMKGRPKLGSSKSLAGQLWLLTLRLLLGTLLVWTAAYVYVVNPTPFEGLVPPLLSRATVWKLRALLDPFLRLEVDGFLPF, encoded by the exons atggaggggctGAAAACCTTGGGCCCCTgtggccacccccacccccagtgtcccccagccccagcctccagcaGCCATGGAGAACGCCTGGACCAGCCCTGCCAGGGATTTGCAGGGTGGCCCTGCCTGGGCCCCATCTCCTCTGCTCACTCAGTGCAGTCCCAGAGACCTTTCCCAGTCccaggggcagggggcaggggggcCAGAGTGGAGGGCGAGGCTCCTGGGCTCTTTCTGTCCAGCCAGGAGCAGAGAGCGAGAGGCCCTGAGGGGCCGAGACAAGGAGACGTGGAGCCAGGGCTTGGGTGGGGCTGGCCCCTGCACCCAGGGTCGAACCAGGGGGCTCCCAGGCAGGGGGAATCCACTGGTTCAGAGCCCAGACCCTGCCCATGCCCACCCCTGTCACCAGAGGGAGGGGCCCTGGCCTCTGCAGAGCCGCTGGGCTCTGCAGAACAGTCCTTCCTGCAGCTAGAGCAGGAGAACCACAGCCTG AAAAGGCAGAACCAGGACCTTCGAGAGCAGCTGGGGGCCCTCCTAGGGCCGGGGCAGCAGTTCCTGCCCCTGTGTCCCGAACACTCAAGCTGCACTGCTCTGGCCTGG CCCCCTGACCCAGCTGGCACGCAGCCCTTGGGGAACAGGGCACCTCTGCAGCTGCTGCGGCGGGAGCTGTGCCAGGGGCAAGAGGCTTTTGTGCAGCAGTCCCAG AACGAGCTGCAGCAGATCCGCCTGTGCTTTGAGAGGAAGAAGATGGTCATCACAGAG GTGTGGGACAGCGTGGCTGAGATGCACATGGCCCTGAACAACCAGGCCACCGGCCTCCTG AACCTCAAGAAGGACATCCGGGGTGTGCTGGACCAGATGGAGGATATCCAGCTGGAGATACTCAG GGAGCGGGCCCAGTGCCGCACTCGAGCCAGGAAGGAGCAGCAGATG AAAGGGAGGCCAAAGCTGGGAAGCTCCAAGAGCCTGGCAGGCCAGCTCTG GCTGCTGACCCTGAGGCTGCTGCTGGGCACCTTGCTGGTCTGGACTGCTGCCTACGTGTACGTGGTGAACCCCACGCCCTTCGAGGGGCTGGTGCCGCCCCTGCTGAGCCGTGCCACCGTCTGGAAGCTCCGGGCCCTGCTGGACCCCTTCCTGCGCCTCGAGGTGGACGGCTTCCTGCCCTTCTAG